The genomic DNA ACCTGGTTAACCCCCCCACGGGTCCTCCTCCCACCTAACCCACCCtgtgccgctgctgctgcttctgggAAACCGACTCGTCAGCGTGTGCCCTGCAGGCGCCACAGTGCCGTTTATGGTCTTGACGTGGTTACACCGTCTTAGCTGGAGCtctgcgtgcacacacacgccgcACGGTGGGTTTCCCTTCGGCCTGTGCAGGGGCCCctgagagaggaaatgaaaccTTCTttttgcttattattattaaagcccACTAAATGGTGCTAATAAATATACGTGAGCATCTTCCTTTTTGAGATCAACTGAAATGATGTCTGATGGAAAACCGTAACAGAAAgaccacagctgtgtgtgtgtgtgtgtgtgtgtgtgtgtgtgtgtgtgtgtgtgtgtgtgtgtgtgtgtgtgtgtgtgtgtgtgtgtgtgtgtgtgtgtgtgtgtgtgtgtgtgtgtgtgtgtgtgtgtgtgtgtgtgtgtgtgtgtgtgtgtgtgtgtgtgtgtgtgtgtgtgtgtgtgtgtgtgtgtgtgtgtgtgtgtgtgtgtgtgtgtgtgtgttcgtgctcTTGCTTTCCTGGAAGCTCGTCTGTGAGGTATCGGTTTTGGGTTAATTCTCTCTTCCGTGTCGCTGCCTTCTCTCTACCGGCGTTTTCAAAAAGCAGGGAGGCCGAGAGGGCCCGTCCATTTCatgtggcagcagcagcttcccACCAACAAACCTGCGGCGTCACTGTTTACTAACACGCTTAAATGAAGCCTCTTGAACGCTGATGGCGTGATCATAGTGATGCATATTCATGCTTCAGATGTGGCAAACCTGAGAGGGAAAAGCCAGTCATCTTTCCTTTCTTGGAATTTGTGAAACGGTGTCTTTTTCTGATGACCTggcggaggtgtgtgtgtgtgaggtgtgtgtgtgtgtgtgtgtgtgggggggggggggtcagcttcctctcccctccacaccGAGCTGCaagtttgtgttgctgctcagTGTTGAACCAGGAAGCACCAAATGACCCCAAAACGGTGTGATTTAAAGCTGCATGTAGTTGTGTGGTTTTATGGTGATGCAGCGAGGTGGAGACGGATGAGTCGACGGCTTCTTGGCTTGTGGGAGGAGCTTGTGGGCGGTGAACGCCTCGGAGGCTGaagtttcttttaaaataacGGAGGTGCTCGGTACACGCCTCCCTTCTCGTGCAGAGGCGACGGATGCACAGACCAGTTTGTGCACCATGAGCGGTGAGCAGCAGAGCTACCCGTTCCCTCAGGTGTTCCTCGTGGACGGCGGCGGACCGCAGCACTCCGCCCAGCAGCCGAGCCTCGTGCCATGCTGGTCCTTCCCGCCGGCCCAGGAGAGGGCGAGGCCCCGGGGGAAGAGCCGGGGCTGCATGGGGGTCGGACCCGGCGCGGCCCTCGTCGTCTTGATGCTCTTCCTGCTCGTGTTCGTGTCCCTGGGCTTCGAGGCCTACCAGATCCACAACATGCAGGTGGAGATGAGGGAGATGAGAAAGGTGAGGATGCGACgcagtgtgagtgagtgtgtgtgtgtgtgtgtgtgtgcgaccgcAGGAAGGAGATGAGAAGGTCAAGAGTTGGAGAAGTGGGGGCTCTCTAGAGCTGCAGAGATGAACCCATTAGTTGTCAACTATTAAATTCATCTGCAACTTTTTGGGGGATAATTGGTTTGAGCAAATTTTTTtcgggtcaaaaggtcaaaaggatTTGATTcgagcttcttaaatgtgaatattttcttctttctttactgAGTCACTCAAAGAGTTGTGGCCAAAACAAGTTTTTACTTCTCGATTTTAATTGGAGAAAGTAATCAAAAGTCCCAAAAAGTTGTTAGTTGTCGCTCTACTTTCTCGAAAGATTTGCAAATTGGGTAAATGTTGACACGAAATAATGTCAATATTAAGATCGTTATTGTGTAGAAAACCTCTCCCGGTGCAGTTTTAATGGGGTTAAATGCTGCAAATACAAAAGGTGACTTCTCTCATCTTTTTTGCAAAGGAGACGAAAACCAAGCTGCAAAAGTTTGATAACTACTTTCTGCTCCGCCGTCCTTTGAAGGGTTAATTTAGCTGACATTTAGAAATGCTAACCAGGGACATAATCGCTCCATCTGTGGTCCAGCGAGACCGGATTTCCTCCCTCCGAAGTGCCTCTAGCGAGAGCACTTCTAGAAGAAAGCGAGCGTCTGATGTGGTGACGAGAttcttctcttgtttctctttcttatttatttattcttttcgTCCCGCTGAAGGTTACGAcaccggcggcggcggcggcggccgaGTTCCAGACGCCTCAGAAACAGATCggtaaacacaaaaaaaactccaaaTGTTCCCAACAAAACGTGAGAATGTTCCCAATGAGAGACGTTGACTCCCTGTGTGGTCGTTTTTTTCAGCTCACCAAGCCGAGGTGAACCgagaagacgacgacgacgaagagGAGGACCGACCAGCAGCACACGTGATCGGTGAGATGATTAATAAACAATATCTCTCTTGAtgctccgccccccctccccccccccccccccccccccccccccccggcatgTGAATGAAAGAGGCGaacatccccctctctctcttctctcgcAGGGCGGATCGAAACCGAGAAATTCCCGCGGACGCTGCGCTGGGAGCCGCTGGCGGGCCGGGCGTTCACCGCCGGCGCGGTGGAGTACCGGTTCGAGGACGGCGCCCTGCAGCCCAACGAGAGCGGCCTCTACCACGTCTACTCGCGGGTGGAGCTGATCTTCAAGGACTGCTCGCCCTCGTCCTCGTTCGTGCACTCGGTGTTCgtgaggcggggggggggggggccgctCGTCACCTTTGACCCTGATGGAGGCCCACCGGGAGGGCTTCTGCTCGCAGCAGCGGGGCCACGCCTGGACCGCGGAGAGCTACCTGGCCTCCGCCCATCAGCTGCAGAGGGCCGACAGGGTTTTTGTGAACGTGTCGCACCCCTTTTATCTCAGTCATTCACATTACGCCAACTTCTTCGGTCTCTACAAGATCTgagggtgtgggtgtgggtgtgggtgtgtgtgtgtgtgtgtgtgtgtgtgtgtgtgtgtgtgtgtgtgtgtgtgtgtgtgtgtgtgtgtgtgtgtgtgtgtgtgtgtgtgtgtgtgtgtgtgtgtgtgtgtgtgtgtgtgtgtgtgtgtgtgtgtgtgtgtgtgtgtgtgtgtgtgtgtgtgtgtgtgtgtgtgtgtgtgtggtaatgaTACTCGTATGAAAGTCAGAATGTCTCTGAATCTTACTCATTGCTTTGATTCCTTGTGCGAATACCTGAACAGCTTGATATTAAATGGTCTGCAACGTCAAAACCCTGCAGGGAAAAAATAATATTCTCATAACGTCGGCTTTTAAAATTGGTGGTGAAATTAAGTTCCAGACAAAatattgtgcctttttttttttttttattaatttttttataaatgtagtCGGTAAACACTAACAAGCTGATTTTAGTTgtagcgtttaaaaaaaaaataaaaaaaataaacatatttatttcagGGTCgatctgatgtgtgtgtgtgtgtgtgtgtgtgtgatataatGGTTGGAAATGAATAAAGATataatttaagtttatttttttgtcatgaacagtgtttctttttgtctgcaTGTGTAATGAACACCCACACCAGTTGTGTTTTTGGAAAGTATTTAGATAAAGGTCACCAACTCAAATGTGGTGTTTCTACCCCGAATGGACCCGATGTTCCATACATCACCATTAAAAAGGTAAAGCACGagtctaaaaaaaacagaaagaagcagaaatgTGAATATGGAATATGTTTTCTCTTCctggttaattaattaattaattaaaaagtttaGAATTAAGCTTCCAGACCACCACGCAGTGCACTTTGCATGGTTTGCAGTTTAACACCCTGGATGCGATGTTCTTTTTCTCAGCACACCgcaaaacgtgtgtgtgtgtgtgtgtgtgtgtgtgtgtgtgtgtgtgtgtgagaacatgtACACAGGCCAGGGGACCGAGCTCTGGCGTCTGCTTCCTTCCTGTGTGAACATCTCGAGGGTCTCGCTTTGTGCTTCTCCGAATCAGATCACTTCTTGACTTCACACCGCCGCGAGAGAGATGGATACATTATTCATTTGATCAAATTAACGTGTTCTGTCATTTTGGGGCTAAATTACAAATTACTCAAATTACTCAAAATAATCTTAAAAGGTTTCTGAGCAAcagaattaaatatatatatattttctttttgtccataTGTTAATGCAACACTGTGACAACACAGATGTGAGGTGTATATAACCCTGGAATcaacagaccataataatccaatcatcactctctctccacGTGGAAACCCTCCATAGACTTCAATGGGAGTTGTAAAAACACGCATCTGGTTCATTACGTTACTACGGAAGCCCTGAGCGGACAAGTTTCAAACGGGATCGGGAGTTAATTCTGTTATTTTCTTGAGAGAAACGATTGAGTCGCCTCCGTAGTTTAGGGTTTTTGTACTTTAGGGCTTCCGTAGTTTAGGGCTTCCACGGTTTAGTAGTTCAAATCCTTCATAGAGCTTCTGTAGTTTAGGGTTTTTGTACTTTAGGGCTTCCGTAGTTTAGGGCTTCCACGGTTTAGTAGTTCAAATCCTTCATAGAGCTTCTGTAGTTTAGGGTTTTTGTACTTTAGGGCTTCCGTAGTTTAGGGCTTCCACGGTTTAGTAGTTCAAATCCTTCATAGAGCTTCTGTAGTTTAGGTTTTTTGTACTTTAGGGCTTCCGTAGTTTAGAGCTTCCATATTTACTGTGCTTTGAgaggttggaagactagaaaggcgctAAGTGTAAATACATGTACCATTTAATTTGGAGGCTTTCCATGGTGTAGGGTTTTTATTTCCTAGTTTAGGGCTTCCGTAGTTTAAGGCTTTTTTTTAGGGCTTCTGTTGTACTTTTCGTAGACATGGACTTTTCGCAGTTTAAGGCTTCGTTagtttaaggtttttttttagggCTTTTGAGGTTTCGGGCTTCCGCTATccatactcatatatatatatatatatatatatatatatatatatatatatcactcaTGGAAATGTTCTAATCCACCAAATGGAAAACAGATTATATATCAGATTAGCCATCACATAGAGcatctgaagaggaaatgcaTAAGTTATCTCACCACATGTACGCTCTTGTGTCATTTGTGCACAAGTCAATGATGAAAGTTGACTCTTTGAATAACTCTAATTCATGTTTGAAACActgatgttttattaaaagCACAAACGTGGATTTGAAACACTGATATAATCTCTCAATAGACATCGTAATGTCATTAAATGTGAGACTGTGGACAAAATCGCTCGTATAAGAAGGTCCGTAGACCAAAACCTTTGGAAGGCGACCTTATTAACCCCTCAAGGTCAACATTGGACTAATGGCTGAATGAGAGTGAATCCCTGCAGCACTGAAACCAGCACATGTTCTTAGAGTCAGCTGTTCAACAATCACACTGATGGACAGGTGTTCACATACTTAAAACACCAAGAGGACCCatgagacgaggagacaaggagacgaggagacgaggagacaaggagacaaggagacaaggacccatgagacgaggagacaaggagacaaggacccatgagacgaggagacaaggagacaaggcgACAAGGACCCATgagacaaggagacgaggagacaaggacccatgagacgaggagacaaggagacaaggagacaaggacccatgagacgaggagacaaggagacaaggacccatgagacgaggagacaaggagacaaggagacaaggacccatgagacaaggagacgaggagacaaggacccatgagacgaggagacaaggagacgaggagacaaggacccatgagacgaggagacaagaagacgaggagacaaggacccatgagacgaggagacaaggagacgaggagacaaggagacaaggacccatgagacgaggagacgaggagacaaggacccatgagacgaggagacaagaagacgaggagacaaggcgacgaggagacaaggagacaaggacccatgagacgaggagacgaggagacaaggacccatgagacgaggagacaaggagacgaggagacaaggagacaaggacccatgagacgaggagacaaggacccatcagacgaggagacaaggagacaaggacccatgagacgaggagacaagaagatgaggagacaaggacccatgagacgaggagacaaggagacgaggagacaaggagacaaggacccatgagacgaggagacaaggacccatgagacgaggagacaaggagacgaggagacaaggagacaaggaaacaaggagacaaggagacaaggacacaaggacacaaggagacaaagagccaaggacacaaggacacaaggagacaaggagacaaggcgacaaggagacaaggagacaaagagacaaggagacaaggagacaaggagacaaggacacaaggagacaaggagacaaggagccaAGGAGACAGGGGGGAAACTGAAACGCGACGCTGAGCACCATCTTGGCCTTGTCTTTAGCGCCATCTATCAAATAtttaatgaattgcatttaATGACCAAACACCATTCATACCAATGTCCTGCTactttactatatatatataatacatatatgtatatatctgtgtatatgtatgtatatgtatatatgtatgtatgtatatatgtaaatatacacatatatatatatgaatatatatatgtatgtatatatatatgagtgtatatatatgtatatgtatatgtatgtatatgtatatatatatatatgtatatatgtatgtatgtatatatgtaaatatacacatatatatatgaatatatatatatgtatatatatgagtgtatatgtatatgtatatgtatgtatatgcatatgtatatatgtatgtatatgtatgtatgtaaatatacacatatatatataaatatatatatgtgtatatatatatgagtgtatatatatatgtatgtatatgtatgtatatgtatgtatatgtatatatatatatatgaatatatatatatatatatatgtgtgtgtgtgtgtgtgtatatatatatgtgtatatatatgtatatatatatatgtatatgtatacatatatatttatacatatatatatatatatatatatatatatatatgatgtccATCATGTATGATGTCCATTTAGGGAATTATGGATCGTTTTCCATATTTATTGTTCCAGTCAAACTTTACCCGTGCAATGTATGTTTGTTACGCCAGATGGCGCCAGAGTACTACCCCGCTCGCACAGCTGACACCTTTTCCTACCCACTCCATCTCTGGAGGTTGTTATGCTAACGCTAATATTAGCTCCCATTCAGAGTCATTATTAAGATGAGGAGACTCAAATATTAATATAGCCTTTTTCTGCCATAGATTTCTCCTCACATAATGTACAAATCTTGCCGATAGTTGGAGACTTGAAACCCACTTTGAGCCGTTGAAAAACCAGGAAACACGCCTCCGACTTCGTAATCGTTTGGCTCGTGTACTTCGTGATTTGGGAGGCCGAGGAGCAAAAAGCCACGACGGGCCGTGAACCCGCGAGACGCAGGAAGCCGTCCGTGTTGCTCGTATTGTGTGTATGACGTCATAGTAATTAGCTGcattcattattctttttgcTCTCATCTGGTTCCTCTCAGTCTGCTTCATTTATTATCAAGATATGACTCGAGACCACGACTTTCTCCCAATTAAAAGGAGCCAAATCCAAATGCTGCTGGGAATGCACCTTTTATCTGCTCTGAGGGGGTCCACCACTAGTTATTGTTTtagtcagggggggggggggcacaaacaCAGCCATGCGGTGGACAAACAGCTTCATGAAGCCTCATGATTGCCATATAAAAAGCCTATTGGCCCGGCGTGGAGGTGGGACCTGACCTTGGGGGACTCCCCATCCTCTGTTTCTGCCTCTTGTCTgcgtttcttctctctctctctctctctctctctctctctctctctctctctctctctctctaccgcACACCACTCTTTTggggtttttctttttgaggtgTTTTCTAAGTAGGTCTCTCTCGCTGCCCCGGTGTCCCCGTGACGCCGTCCTCTCAGATGCATGTTCACAATGACTCAGCCTGCTGCAGAAACCTGTTCCACGGGGGCTCTCCGCTCCCCACAGCCATCACACTTGCACTTTTGGGAGCCCAGTTAACCAAACAGTGTGGGCGTGTTGTCCAAGAAATGTGCCCATCTCCTCCCTGCAGCGAACGAAGTGGAAAGTGTGCGTTTACCAGAAATGTAGGCTGCAGATCGGTCGGCTAGATAAACAACCATACCTGCAAACAAAtgagcaaggggggggggggggtcatgtctTATTGAGAACCTATATTAGAGTATTGAGTAGAGATGCTAAtgacctgctcaccactgagccacggGGAGTAGGCATCTCAGAATATTGAGTTATCTTCTCAAAACAACGATATATTCTTTCAAAATAATAAGTTATCATCTCAAAACAATGATATATTCTCTCAAAATAATGAGTTAGcatctcaaaa from Cyclopterus lumpus isolate fCycLum1 chromosome 4, fCycLum1.pri, whole genome shotgun sequence includes the following:
- the faslg gene encoding LOW QUALITY PROTEIN: tumor necrosis factor ligand superfamily member 6 (The sequence of the model RefSeq protein was modified relative to this genomic sequence to represent the inferred CDS: deleted 1 base in 1 codon) encodes the protein MSGEQQSYPFPQVFLVDGGGPQHSAQQPSLVPCWSFPPAQERARPRGKSRGCMGVGPGAALVVLMLFLLVFVSLGFEAYQIHNMQVEMREMRKVTTPAAAAAAEFQTPQKQIAHQAEVNREDDDDEEEDRPAAHVIGRIETEKFPRTLRWEPLAGRAFTAGAVEYRFEDGALQPNESGLYHVYSRVELIFKDCSPSSSFVHSVFVRRGGGGRSSPLTLMEAHREGFCSQQRGHAWTAESYLASAHQLQRADRVFVNVSHPFYLSHSHYANFFGLYKI